The genomic interval TATCACATGTGCTAGCTCATCGACAGATGCGTTTAAAAACTCTATTTGTGCCCATTATACTTTCTTACTTAGATAGATCTCTGTCTTTGTCGCTTTTTCTCTGCCATGGTTGCGCTGTTGTCTAAAACACTGCTCATTCTGCTGTTACTGTCAACAATTCACCAAAACACAGGTAACAACCAATACCCATTTGGATATTTCAGGTCAATGGATGCTTAAATGCTTAGTCCCAAATAATGAAAATTTCCCCTTTTTCCGATCCAGATTCCAGATTTATGTGAATCTGCTCACAAAGTGTTTGTTAAAATGTCTAGGTGGGGAATTTGAGCAATGGTGTATAGCAGATGAGCAAATCCCAGATGATGAATTACAAACGGCTTTGGATTGGGCATGTGGAAATGGAGGTGCAAACTGCAGCAAGATCCAACCAGACCAGCCTTGTTTTGACCCAAATACAGTGAAAGACCATGCTTCATTTGCCTTCAACACCTACTTTCAGAGCTTCAAGCATCAAGGTGGATCCTGTTTCTTCAAAGGAGCTGCCATCATTACAGAGCTTGATCCTAGTAAGCCACATTTTTACTGTCTACCCATATCTAATTTATGATTCTCTTCCTTTCTGGTAAACTGTAAAAAGTTACCTAACTGCAGTTTCTTTTGGATTATACTGCCTAGAAAATGCTCCAAAGGGAGTTGCCATTGCCATCATTGCAATGCATCGTCTTTTTCACATTATTGAGACAATACTTTGAACCCATGTGGAAGCCATGAAGCAGCATGTTGTGTGATACTTATTTACTCAAGGGAAAAAGGTTAAAGAACACTATAAAAAGATTCAAAGGTTAATAAGATTGGATGTCTgtaaagaaatgaaaagaatcaTTCCATTTCCTTCATTTTTACTAACAATGTTGattctcaaataaaataataagaaagtAAGCTTTATGCTAAAAGAACCACTTTGTTCCATTATCACCTCGAGTGCCTCGAACATTGTTTAAGTAAATCTTTATTAGTATAATGTATTGTTATTATTTAGTTAGCAAGTCTAAAGAGAAAAACATCATAAAACATGAAATTCTGAAGCCTTATCCTCATTCCCATTTATTTCAAGGTGAATTCTTCCCTAACCTCATTCTCATTTATAATTGAACTGAAACTTAGTTGTTGGTAAATAGTTGAAGGAAAAACTAGTCGAGACAATCCATCTTCTTTCTCGCATCTCCAAATCATAAGTtaggattatttatttatttaaacatcgtttgataaccatttagtttttgaaaattgtgcttGTTTTAACACAATTTTCTTAGTCATGGTTTTCATTATTCCCGGGTAAACATTAGACAAATTTCAAGAACAAAtgcaagttttttaaaaactaaatgttTGGTGCAGGTCATGGCTCTTGCAAGTATGAGTTTATTCCATAgtgagaaggagaaggagaagagatGAGGGAACAAAATCAGAGGAAAGAGATTAGTTTGAAAGAAAGGGGATAAAATCCCATGGAAGATTGATATCCAAGTTATTTAACTTGTTTCATTGCACTTGAACCATGGCACAATAGGAattatttatttcattcttttctttctgtGTTATTGTTGCCTTTTCTGGCAGATTCTTGAAAGATataattgattttcttaatgTGATCCTCCAGTGAAAATAAGCCAAAAGAGAATCAGGTTCCATTCTAGTTACGTGCTTAATAATCTTTGGCTTCTATTTTTGACTGAAATAGTATAATGTAGAAGACAACTGAATAAATTAACGCATATGATAATTTAAATCCTTAGCTTCTAATTACATGACTATTTGATTTTAGCTTTTTTCACTGTAGGtgtgttttcaaatatattaaaatgtcACTGTTTATTAGTGAGTAACAGACAACTATCAGTGTCAAATAGATAATGATAGATGTCCATTAGTGTCTATAATTATTTACCACtatttatcattgtctatcaatgacatttttttatatttgaaaatattttcagtattatcatttaaaacaattatccatatatttatatatatacaaggactttattattttttttttttgaaaaaaatactaAGTTTATAGTCaaatctaaaaaacaaaaataagattttaaaaaCTGTGGTTTCGTCTGATAaccattttggtttttgttttatgttttttttttaaaaaaattaaccttataaacaaactctatttcgttttaaaaaaaccaagcaaaatttaaaacaattttttttaaagacttgattttgtttattgaaatttgacttaaaattcaaaaaatatagtTGGGAAGAAACTAACATAATTTTATGAAAAGAGAATTAATCAAGCGAGACcttattttttcagtttttaaaaattggtttgaattttgaaaacgtGCATAACAAAAAGTAAACAATGAAGCAAAGAAatccaaagttttttttttttttttaaaaaaaaatattcaatctTTTAACCTCTTCGTCGGTGGTATATACTTTATACTAGTTGTGTTAAACTTCTAAGGGTAAGAACTCTATAGATTGAAGTATTgtttataaattcaattttaaaaatcaaatagtgaCAAAACGTATATATTATcatatataaagttaaaaatCAGATGAAGATATATTTATTCTCATTATTGTTTTTAGTAAAGTTCTTATTATTACAAGTAGTAGTTGAAATATGTTTGAAACTATATGAAACATAAATTACCATGAGTTGAAATTAAGGACAAAGCTTTTGTTCTTAATTCTAACATACTGCTAATAAAGACAACAAAATATTACAATACTTTTACAGCTAAGAAAAACAATCATTTTCATATGGAAAAATTAAGATTAGTTGGAtaatccttttattttttattttttattttttaaaattctatttttcttcCTACAGACTTTTTAACTTTTCATCTTTGTTTCACTAAACACGAGcttgaatttttagaaaaatttcaaaaacaaaaataaacttttaaaaattatgttttttcaGTTTTCAAAAGGGTAATTATATTAAGTAGTACTTGTAGAAATGATAATGAACTGTATAGCAATATTTTAAAGGAGTTATaagtatagcaaaatctatcaatTATAGATCCTAtgctaatagacttctatccaatgatatagtctatcattaataCACCCCTAGTAGCACCAGTGCGATATGATCTATCATGATAGACTTCAAaagcaaaatctaaatttttttatatatgtaaattcttttgtattgtgctatatttacaaatattttggttttgattgcAATTGTCCCTCTTTAAAacttaactttgttttttttttttaaagaagtcTAACAGGATTAAATAGCAAAATAAAGAAACCAACAAATGGAAGTAGCAtcttaaagtttaattttttaaaaatcaaatgattatcaaattgAGTCTAAAGTTTTTATTTCCAATCAAGATAATTTAAGAATAGACAATAAAAATTCAACGTATAAATTTAGGTTGGGCCTTAAGCTATGTCAATCACTTTTCAAATGACAGAAGATTTTGtcgaagtatttttttttcttcttcttcttctatttttttttttttttccaacaagggtgaaaaataaattttggaaaataattgAGAAACATGGGTaggaaattaaaatgaaattataggtttttttttttccttctcattTTTGGACCTTTTCTTTTTGCTTAATTATTTTGATGGTCATCGTAAAATCAGTCCATGGCTGTGGTTTGATAgtcaaaagatatttttttcttcttagatTCCAATCGATGTCGGGGACAAATTATGATGCCGTTGTAAAAAACAACCATTacttctaataattaatttgtataaagttatttatatactttatcttttttttaaaatagttattcctatacttttccaattttacttttaaaaaaaattctttgagTTATTTccgaattttattcaaattaacaaatttatgtataatatttagCAAAGTAATCTAGAAAGGAAAAGCCAACGATAGTTTATTTATTGAATAAGCCCCAGGAATTTTATATACAGGACACAATGTAaacaaactataaaaaaaatatgtaaaaaagtATCTATTGTTtcatagattaattaatttaatatacaaATTTTCATGTTTTGTAATATCACTTAatcaattaaaccaaattattttttattcaatacaGTTTAAGATATTAATTCTTAGTCCCTCAACTTtaagtaagttttttttttttttttttttttttttttagttaaacgctaaatttttaactttatttaataggttcctaaaattttaattttatgtccaaTATATCTCTTAACTTTAGTTACATCTATGTATCAAAAATAGATCCTTAATATATTCAAAATCTAATATCCATGTAGGTTATtagacaaaaaataataataataataataacaacaaaccCAATTGTTAAGAATTATTGAATAGAAGGTTAAGAGTTTAAGAACATGTTTAAAGTTAGGTGaaagttcaaaacaaaaatatacacaaattttaaaagaatagaGACGATTAAacttataatataatctatTGTAGTATAAAAATGTgcctataaaaaaattattcatgattattggataatttttaaaaattaaacttattttgttacaattatatcataatttTCGTGTTTTCTAACTAAACGCTTAAattcttaacaaaattttaaaaataaaaacaagtttttaaaaactatttgttttttattttcaaaactagCAATACTCCTAAACatagataataaaataacaaaattggtAGGTAGAATCCTAGAAGTAGTATTTTACaagcttaattaaaaaaaaaaatcaaataattatgaaatagaaccatatttatttattttgttgacACGTTGAAAATGTGAGACAGATGatagatttaaaagaaaaaattcgaaacatctattttgtaggtaGATAGCAATTTTAGTTGACAAAACTTTAGAAGTTATTTCCATTTCTTTTAGTCTCAAGTTCTAATAATGTAACACTTAAAATAATTGGACATGcatagagaaaatgaaaaagggaaaaaattacAACCGTTAATTGTAAAGTTTTTGTCTTTCTTTATTTGAGGAGACAAAAAGAAACGATATATGCTGAATCCTCTAGGTGTCCCAATGTCAAGGCTTGTAAATATGATCAAATATTAAAGTTTGTTTAATTAGTTGTCACCCACACCTTAATTATATGTTTCAACAACACACTTCTTATTATTATTCCTATTCTTTCTCCCTTTTTACTTTTAAAGAATCTTTGGTTATacattgaagaaaataaagaatcaAATTTCACACCTTTTTGTCCTTTTTGGACGactttcaaaatgaaatttattgactaatttaataaaaacaaatccCATTAACAAAACCAATATccattaattcattaattatagATTATCTATGATTTGTATTGAGTTTTTGTCATAAATTTGGCTCCATTCCAATGGAAAAGGCTttaaatttcaatatatataatcCAAATCTAGTTATGACTTATGAGCCCGATTTAAACCAAACTTAAATTCTATCTGAGCTTAAACCACTTTAATATTATTTTGGGTTAGCTTTTAACTAATGTGAAAGTTGAAATCTATCAATTAAAGTTATAAAGTTTTATCCTTCGTTGAATTAATTGCTCCACTTTTTTAAGCTCAACTCACCTCTATTTTGTCGTATTTGTTAGAGTACTAATATTAGGGTTATTTCGTTATTGTAAatatctttaatttaatttagtgtCTTTTTATATTCTCTAATCAAGTCatttattataagaaaatggATCATTTTCAAAGGTcataatttttggaaaaaacaTTTAGTAGATCTTCGATACATCTTTTTTTAAAGGTTATCTCAACATTTGAAAATTGTCAAAATAGATCCCGtcgaaaaaactttttcaaaggTTTACTGATCTtaaaacattattatttttcaaaggtttattaaccttcaaaaattatttttttcaaaggtcACATACTTTCCAAAATTGTCAAATTATTCATTgacaattatttattttcaagtggtctttttcaaaatgtttttcaTTATATTTGAAGGCTTATAAtactattttcaaaagttttaaagcCTTCAAAAATACTTATTCATCAACAATTGTAAATCCTTCGAAAATTCTCTCGTAAAATCTTTTAGcacattttaattattattgacAAATCTCAAGAGAAGATTCTTTTTACTAATTCAACTTCCTGTAATATCTTAAATTACAAGTAAGGGGAATGGAATAGAAAGAATAGGAACCTATATGGATGAAAGAACACTTAGATTTGTCATAAAAGTATACAAAAAGATTTTCTAAATTATGGAATATCCAACTATTGCATTCAATCaactataaacaaattgttacaTATATCTACCATCATTGTTAGAAATCTATCCTCACAATGAATTTCTAATTCGATAATTGATGCTTGAGTACTGgcctctcaattttttttttgtcatattCTTGAAGACATTCAGACTTATTAACAAATCTACTTCAATATCATCTCTTACACGGACAAGGTGTTTTAAGTATTGCATTACTTCATCTCTTACATGAAGTTTTAAGTATTGCATTATTTCATCTCTTACATGGACAAGATAATTGATAGAGGGTTGCATGCATTAATGcaaaatctaaaataatctTCCGACTCCATTTCTATATTCTTGTTATACTGAATTTCCAATTTACATCCAACTtctatccatattatataatgagCTCACAATAAGAATGTGAAACCTCCTTTGTAAAAAGCAAGAGACTGCCTGAAAATGAGTGTATAAAGAGAGTTATTACAATAGTGAGTCAAATAAAAGCTACTCTCTACATATCTATAGcccaaaatataaaattatagtcTCTATTAGTCGTCTACTACATGTAACCAGACCTTGTAGATCACAGTGATGAGCCATCAGCTCAACAAGGAaatgaatattaaaactatgatGATAATTGCGGCTAAGATCAAGTTCTTAAGTATTGACATGGGTGAGAGAGATTTAATGTGTTtggagtttgaaaaaaaaaacaatagctAAGCATAACCTGTTCCAAAACAAAATGTATCTGAATACCATCAACCATTCTGCTTAATCggtaaataaaatcaaattattacttTAAGCTAGTTTATTCGTCAATGAGTACAAAAATTTTGCAAGAATAACTATTACCAAGATGTCAACATCAAGAAGAAAAGTGAAAGATGCAGCAATCAACAACTCAGcaactcaaaaaaataaaagggagAGAATGAGTACTTGGATATCCCTGCCCCAATCAATAGAATCACTGACAACAAAAGCCCTTTTCTGGTTGACTAATCAATCCTGTGGCACAATACAAGGGAAAAAGTTGCATCAAATTGGAGAGGAAAATGCCCTTTTCCGATTGCAATAATAAGTTTGTTCTCAAAACTGAGGTAAAAGGAAGCACTTAAATACCAACATTAATAAGAAACATGCTGCAAAAATATCATTAACAAATGGTAGgaataattaatttgtgaaaacAGGTGATAACATACATTAGATTATAACATCCATCCTTCATTCCTCCTCGCCTAAGTTATCCCTTAACCGACTTTTTCTTGCTAGATAAAAGGACATTGTACAAAATTGATGAATTGACATCATTAAAAGTAAGAAACTCAAAGTAAAATATAAAggaaattcaagaaaaataattgGGAAAGTCCTAACCCACAATGGTAACAAGAAGTCACATTATGCAAACTGCATCAGTTCTCATGAGCCCTTTAATGGTTGATCCTAACAGCTACCTTCTCTGATTATTAGGCTTATATGAATAAACAAGATCAAAATGAAACAATGATAACCCAAATATCGATTACACAAGCACCATGGTTGCTTGAGATAGCCTTACCCTCCTACTACTACACATGTTTCTACAAAGATATCACATGTTTCGTCTCCAAAACTCATAAACATGCTTCAAtttactttttctcttcttttttctcctCACAACAGATTCTGATTATTTCACATAATCAGAAGTAAGACATATAGAAACAAAGAACATTCATGTTGATCACCCTGCCACTACTGAAATTCGACCCACAAGCTATAGTATACATTGTTCCTCTATCATAATTCCCGTTCACGAGATCTATTAAGTCTTATTGCAATGATTATCATGCTTCGCCATAGAAATTCAATTGTGTCTAAAAATGAGATTGCAGTACATTGCTTCGTGGAATATACTAGGCTTCTAGGATTGAAGAGGGTCGaaataaacaagaaatataGTACTTACGAGGAGGAGAAACGCCACATTTGAagcattaaaaaaattgttcaatGTCATTCTTCACGATCAATGTCATTTTCTCTTACTTGGGTCGTTGGAACTTGAAAGTGACTATGGATCCAAATACAGacaataaacaaacaaattcaaacaatcaatattcaaaatccagattcaattagTTGAGACGAGAATTtcgattttgaattaattatattgaatcaTGTATCCTCTTCTCATAATTTTGCTTTCATCGTAGAgtttattgaagaaaaaaatcgtCTAAATCCATACCTCATGATGAAATTCGAAAggcaaaagaaagaaattgttgCCACAATGTTCAACGACAAATAAACAATGCGATCAAATCGCCTCGACAATCGAGTTGGAGATGATATGTTCAACTTCGAAATTCAGCCCTACAGAAATGGAGACAAAATGGGAATTAAAcacatttttgtttctttcctaaataagaaaatataaaaattttaaacactttttttcaaaggtttaaAACTCCGATAGatgtacattttttttcataagagTTTTTATAATCTTCAATAAAATAAGTACTTTTAAAGGTATTCTAACTGCTTTGGTaaagattaatacatttttttctctaaaaaaatcaatacatttcttagttaatgaatataatttttttgaaagtttcaaataattttttgtgtAAGAATATATTTTCTTCAAGGGTTTTCTTAAAAGCGTTCCATAAagataatatatttttcaaggGTATTTTAAATACTTTGgtaaatatgtacttttttctAAAGATGTTTAATAACCTTCAaacaaaagtatttttaaattttcatgatGCAGTGGCAACATAGACAAAATCAATCGAAAATCACAACATAAACTAAACAGCACTAATCATAAATGTCCTATTATTAACAAAATCAAAGTAGTCAATGAAACTAGATCCTCATTCAGTTGGCTTCAAATCCTTAAATCCTCCCTGTTAGTTTATCTAGTTGAGATGACGAGCttctttataattaaaaattgtaGGTAAACAATGAGATCAATGTAGAtgaaattgtaaaatataaaagaagaatcattataaaatattgaacaaaggaaaaaaaatgaatttggaaAGATTTTGAAGATTTTGAACGGAAAAGAGGGGCATGCAGATGAAGACTTTGAGCCCTAatagaaaagagagagaaataaggATGAAAACgaatttacttttaaaaattttgaaatataattgaaaactAATAATTACCTATATACCAtggtaattttaaaaatataaatcttttatttttatcaattgaAAATATAAGTCTCTTTACTCCAAAATACATATATAGATCTTAATAATCTATATACAAATTCTCAAAATATTTGATAAAAgataatatatttgtttaaaagaTTTGACAatcgttgataaaatatatatttaacaacttaaaaatagatattattaattatgaataatatattttcaaagtttatttaaactcttttgatgaagaattatatttttcaaagattttaaatattctttgataatataatatttttttcagaGGTTTTTAATAACATTCGGGCCTCCGCTTTTTAAGCTTCTTTgataaaaaagtatatatatattttttaaaagttcttAATATTctttgtaaatataatatatttttttaaaggtttTTAATAACATTCGATAAAGAGTagataattttcaaaagtttttaatgtcctttgataaatataatatctttttcaaaggttttcaaTAACCTTCAATAAAGAGTAGAGTAGATAATTTTCAAACGTTTTTAATGTCATTTGATAAATATAGTATTTTTTTCAAAGCTTTTCAATAACCTTCCATGTAGAtaattttcaaaggttttttaaACTCTCctttcataaatataatatctttgttttttttaatatcctataataaatataatagttTTCAATAACCTTCGATAAGATGGTCGaaataaaccattttttttgtagtggctcttatatatatatatatataNNCACACATtaggattaaattaaataagtggaGGAGAGGAATCGAACCTCTGATCTTGAGAGTGATAATACAAATACTATGACAGTTTAACTATGTTTATTTTGACATATATCTTTCTTTAGTGAATAgaataaaatgttcaaattctcTCCGACCTAAGAGTTTGACGGAAAAATGAAGTAGAACAAACACATTATTTCTTTCTCTAAAGTTGGATGGAAAAATCCCTAAAAACACAAATGGGTGTGGTAATGCAAATATGATggacttttattttattttattaaaaaagaaaaagaatcagaatttgtaaatttttggTTTGGAAATTCGTGGAAGCACATGGTGCATGAGAAGAAGTATAATAAATTGAATGAAGAAGACAAGTGGTTTGCGAATTTCTATAtgaaaaagtttgaaattttgttaATGACAGACAACTTGGGATTCCAAGAGACAATATGAAGAATTTATAGTAATGAATGTccaaataaatgaaagaaacaaccaaaaaaaaGGTCCCACTCGATACCCAAAATACACAACAAAGCgtgtaaatttaaaaattcatgttTGGAGATTGAAAGGAGATGTGGAGACAAAAAGCAAATAAGAAAACATATAAAACTCATACCTTAAATTGGCTTTCAaattactacatatatattataaataaaacaattaatagACATATGTAGATAGCACAATCAATCATATTGTCTTCTTTGAACGTGCATAATAATCCATTTTGTCGTTTAAATAAGTTAGACTTCGATGTATTTGATGTTTAGTTTGAATTTTAACAAATACATGAGATAATCGATAATATGTATTTGAATGAGTTTTGGTGAATTCATGAGATAATCGATAATATGTTGGCGCACACCTTTGTGATTAAGGTTTTGGAAGAGAAACTACTTTTCCACTACAAAGTTCTTATCTCAAAACACTCTTGATTTTCTATAATGAATTGACCTAACGTTTGTTCCCTAAAAAAATTGGAGAcgattgaattaagattaagagtttttttaaaatagaatgtttgaaaggaaaataaaaataaataaattttgacACATAAAATCTCATTTATGGAACAAATGATATCAAAGTTATAGCCTATAAAAGTACCATTTAAATTTATGAGTGGAATCCACTATGCTAAGCAAAAGTGGTGGGC from Benincasa hispida cultivar B227 chromosome 10, ASM972705v1, whole genome shotgun sequence carries:
- the LOC120088829 gene encoding glucan endo-1,3-beta-glucosidase 12-like — encoded protein: MVALLSKTLLILLLLSTIHQNTGGEFEQWCIADEQIPDDELQTALDWACGNGGANCSKIQPDQPCFDPNTVKDHASFAFNTYFQSFKHQGGSCFFKGAAIITELDPSHGSCKYEFIP